Genomic window (Aquimarina sp. BL5):
TCGACTAAATTTTTATATTCTTTCAATATAACGGAGCCTACGTGAAGTTGCTGAGGGTCTTTTGTCTCAATATCACAGATATTATTACTGTAAATAAGAAATAGCTTTAATAAGGCTCCAATGGCTTCTAGTTTAAATTTAGAATTGGAGGAATAAGTATTAAAAATCTGGGAACTATATGCATTCAATTGTTTTAATTGAAGTTCATTTAAATAAAGTGGAGGAGTGTGTCCATAATCCTGAAATAAGTTGATGTCTTCAATAAAACGATAGTTAATGTTGTTCTTCGCAAGAAATTGTCTAGAAAATGTGATTACCCAACCATAGGATTTCTGTTCTTCTTTTATTTGATGTACTTGTCCTGGACTTAGGAAAAAGGCTTGACGATCTTCAAGTAAGAATTCATTAAAATCAATAATATGCGCACCTTTAGCTTTTGATACTAAAAGAATGATGTAAAAATCGTGGCGATGAGGTGTATCGGTGGTACCACCGTTTTTGTCGTAAATATCTTCCATTTTTTTGATGTCAAAAACAATTTGGTTTTCAGTTTCATCAGTTAATTTGTATGTTTTGATGGAAGTCATTTGTTGCTTTTAAATATAAATACGTGTAAAATATTGATCTGTCTGATAAAGAATGTTGCCATAAAAAGCAGCCAGTTTCATAATACTTTTTTTTAGTTCAATTGTCTAATCATTTATTTTAATTAGTTAATAATAATACAAATAAAAAAGGGAAAGTCGTCTGGACTTTCCCTTCAAAATAAGATTTAATCTTCTTGTTTGCTAATTCTAATCTATAAAAGAGATTTGTCGTAATTAGTCATTACCACCGATTACGATTTCTCCATCTTCGTTGTTTTCGTCTTCAGTGTTATCCTCAGTTTCGTTATTGTTGCTTTCTTGGTTGAAAACTTGACTTTCAATAGTTTCGTTTTCACAAGAAACGAATACTGATGCTAATGCTAATACTAATAAGAATGTAATTTTTTTCATGTCTGTTTGTTTTATTATTTTAATTTTATTTTGGGATATTTTATTTTTTAGTTACCTAAACCGTGACTACTATCTTCATAGATGTCAATGATTTCTGGTTTTTCATTTCCTTCATTAAAAGTCTCGTCTTCTACAGAAGTATTTTCGCAAGATGCTAAAGCAATAACGAGCATAAATAGAAATGGGATTTTTTTGATCATTTTAATAAAAATTAATTATGTGTTTACTTTTTAGTTTTGTTGTTTTTTCAAAACGGGTGCAAATGTATCTAAAAAAAGAATCCAAACTCTTAAAAATATCTTAACAACTCTTTGCATATAGGGGTTTAGGCAATATGAGGTGTGCATAGTCTTTAATAAATAAGAAAGAAGTTTGCATATATGGTATCGTATTGAAACAAATCGATAAATTATGTGCAATCTTTTGAGGTAAAAGTTGTAAATCGAATAAAAATCAAATACGGTTCAAATTAACAATTTGATAACATTGAAGCCTTTATTAATGTTTGTTTTGATTATTTTTTTATAAAATGTGTGTTTTAATAAGAATATTTCAATAATAAGTCACATAGGTCAATGTTTTGTTTAGGGAAATAAACAACTGTTTATGTAGTTCTTAATATTGATATTGATTAAAAGTTGAGATTTGAGAATAAGGGTCTTCTATAGCCAGATATTTATTGGGTTTGCATTCATAAATTTTAGTAAGATTTTCTTAATTACGCTTATGATTAGCTTTTATTCTGTTAACCCTACCAATCCCAGTTTTGTGGATTAATTGTTATAAGGTATAGTTGTATGGTTTTGATTAGTGAGATGCTTTAATCATAAAACTGTTGGTTGTGTACCAATAACTTTAATCCCCAGTTCGCTTAAAGTATTTACTTTCTTAGGGTTATTAGTTAGCATTCTAATAGATATTGTTCCTAATTCATTTAAAATTTTTGCGGCCGGAGAAAAGTCTCTAGCATCTTTTTTAAAACCAGCCGCTTCATAAGCTTCCGCTTGCGAGAATCCTTTGTTTTTATATGTAATACTTTTAAGCAAAGCAAGATGTCCATTAGACTTGCCTTCCTGATCTAACCAAATAATAATTCCTTTACCTTCTTTTTGTATAAGTTGTTGTGAGATTTCCATTTGCTCCCTGCAGTCACATTCTATACTATTAAAATGATGAGCGAAAATGCAAGAGGAGTGTACTCTACATAATACATTTTCTTCATCTTTTACATCGCCCATAACCAGTGCAAAGGATTCTTTCTGACCATCGTAAAACAGAATTTCACGATACTCACCAAACTTGGTTTTTAGATTAGTTTCGGCTAGTTTAACTATCATAATCCTATTTTTAATATCCTTTTTTAAGTGTATTAATTATAACTACTCCATTTTAAAGTATGATGGTTTCAAAAATATTTCATCTATTCAGATTTCTCAGTCCTTCATAGACTACTATACTCACGGCATTAGCGAGATTTAAACTTCTGATATGCTCATTAAGTATTGGTATTTTGTATGTTTTATTCGAATTAGCTTCAGTGATCTCTGTGGGTAAACCTGCTGATTCTTTTCCGAATATAAGAAACATATCATCTTCATAATCAACCGACCAATGATCTGTCTTTCCATGGCTAGAGAAAAAAGCCATTTTCTTTCCTTTATGTATCAATAAGAATTCATCTAAACTTTCATAAGTCTTTAAAGAAATATGTTTCCAATAATCCAGTCCAGCGCGTTTTAATCTTTTATCACTTAATTCAAAACCAAACGGTTTT
Coding sequences:
- a CDS encoding helix-turn-helix domain-containing protein, whose protein sequence is MTSIKTYKLTDETENQIVFDIKKMEDIYDKNGGTTDTPHRHDFYIILLVSKAKGAHIIDFNEFLLEDRQAFFLSPGQVHQIKEEQKSYGWVITFSRQFLAKNNINYRFIEDINLFQDYGHTPPLYLNELQLKQLNAYSSQIFNTYSSNSKFKLEAIGALLKLFLIYSNNICDIETKDPQQLHVGSVILKEYKNLVEKHFSDWHKVQQYAEALHVTPDHLNRTIKSLIGKTAKEYLQSRIIIAAKRLLSFSDKTTKEIGYDLGFTEPANFSNFFKKCTSFPPSYFRQKI
- a CDS encoding GTP cyclohydrolase; this encodes MIVKLAETNLKTKFGEYREILFYDGQKESFALVMGDVKDEENVLCRVHSSCIFAHHFNSIECDCREQMEISQQLIQKEGKGIIIWLDQEGKSNGHLALLKSITYKNKGFSQAEAYEAAGFKKDARDFSPAAKILNELGTISIRMLTNNPKKVNTLSELGIKVIGTQPTVL
- a CDS encoding tRNA (cytidine(34)-2'-O)-methyltransferase encodes the protein MAYNIVLVEPEIHTNTGNIGRLSLASGSNLHLVKPFGFELSDKRLKRAGLDYWKHISLKTYESLDEFLLIHKGKKMAFFSSHGKTDHWSVDYEDDMFLIFGKESAGLPTEITEANSNKTYKIPILNEHIRSLNLANAVSIVVYEGLRNLNR